A single Penaeus chinensis breed Huanghai No. 1 chromosome 7, ASM1920278v2, whole genome shotgun sequence DNA region contains:
- the LOC125027391 gene encoding cuticle protein 7-like: MFTKTAVALVLVAVALAAPSQPSYDYSPPATYDSPAKYDFNYAVKDDYSGNDFGHQESRDGYNTQGSYFVLLPDGRLQRVTYTVNGDSGYVAEVSYEGEAQYPEYHPTPAYKPAPAYKPAPAYKPAPAYKPATAYEPAPTYTPAPVYEPAPTYA, encoded by the exons ATGTTCACTAAG ACCGCCGTCGCTCTCGTCCTTGTGGCCGTCGCTTTGGCTGCTCCTTCACAGCCTTCTTACGATTACTCTCCTCCGGCAACTTATGAC tctcctgctaagtacgacttcaactacgctGTCAAGGACGACTACTCCGGAaacgacttcggtcaccaggaATCACGCGACGGATACAACACTCAGGGTTCctacttcgtcctccttcccgacggtcgtctgcagaggGTCACCTACACTGTCAACGGCGATTCTGGTTATGTAGCTGAGGTCAGCTACGAGGGTGAAGCCCAGTACCCTGAGTACCATCCTactcctgcctacaagcctgctcctgcttacaagcctgcccctgcttacaagcccgctcCTGCTTACAAGCCAGCCACAGCCTATGAACCCGCTCCCACTTACACGCCTGCCCCTGTCTACGAACCCGCCCCTACTTACGCCTAA
- the LOC125027555 gene encoding cuticle protein 7-like — MHLSRSPPVIMFTKTVLAFAFVAVAMAAPSQPSYDYSPPATYDAPAKYDFNYAVKDDYSGNDFGHQEARDGYNTQGSYFVLLPDGRLQRVIYTVNGDSGYVAEVSYEGEAQYPEHHSAPAYKPAPAYKPAPAYEPAPVYA; from the exons ATGCATCTCAGTCGATCTCCACCTGTCATCATGTTCACAAAG ACCGTTCTCGCTTTTGCGTTTGTGGCCGTCGCTATGGCTGCTCCTTCACAGCCTTCTTACGATTACTCTCCTCCGGCAACCTATGAC GCTCCTGctaagtacgacttcaactacgctGTTAAGGACGACTATTCCGGAaacgacttcggtcaccaggaAGCCCGTGACGGATACAACACTCAGGGTTCctacttcgtcctccttcccgacggtcgtctgcagaggGTCATTTACACTGTCAACGGCGACTCTGGCTACGTGGCTGAGGTCAGCTACGAAGGTGAAGCCCAGTACCCTGAGCACCATTCTGCTCCAGCCTACAAGCCTGCTCCTGCttacaagcctgcccctgcctaTGAACCCGCCCCTGTTTACGCCTAA